The genomic window GACCTATGGAGCCTGCTACTTCCCTGCAATCTTGCCTGTtagcctcccttctcttcttcctggtccTCAGCCTGtttgtgctggtctcaggtaagGCTGTAGGCTTCTTGCTCCCGTTACCTTTTGAGAAAGCAATGCCCACAGTTCTCCTGACAGACAGAGCTAGGAGGTCTGGAGCTATGCGGCTCACCCTGCTATTCTGAATTTATACCCTGGATTTTCCCAATCTTGTCCTAAAGAAAAGCAGCAAGAGCCTCAAAGGAGACCTGTAAATACTCCTGTAAAATTTCAAGTGCCAACATTCAAAATAGTTAAAAACAGATGAAGTCGATTTTAATAATATCCTTTGTCTAATGGATCATCAAATACTAATATTTAAATGCTTACttttccaggtgtggtggtgcacacctataaactTGGGCAACGGAATAAGActgccaagagttcaaggccagccaggggttCATAATAAGAAgctgtcttgtaaaacaaaacaagggggctgggaatgtggctcagttggtagagtgcttgcataACATGCACAGTTGTGGTTTGAACCCTGGGTCTGTGCCACACGCACAGGAACAAGTCCTTCCGTGCACTGGGTCTTCGGTGTGTGTTCAGGGTGGCCTCAGTGTTCTGTTCATGTGGGTTCGGgcttgttggttttattttgcttttcttcatggtGGACTTGCTCTATAGCTAAAGATGACTTTGAAGAgctcatcctccagcctccatctcctgagtgttgggatcgtGGGTGAGCATTATGCACAACTCAGTATTTTGTTACCGAAGCATTTGCAGCATCATTGAGTGGTTCCAAGAGACGCTGCTCACCAGCCACAACTACCAGCCCATCTAGGAAGCCCCTGTGGCCTTGAAAAGAACTTGTCTAAGCCTTTTCAGTTGTCCAACCCTTTTAGTTCTCCGGGCCACTCTAGATGAAGActttccagggctacacagtaaataACCTGGAGGTatctgttctagtttcatttctgttgcacCGACAGAAAGCAGTGTAGGAAAGAAAAAGGCTGAATTGGGTACAGATGCAGACCACAGTtcttcactgagggaagtcacaAAAGGAATTGAAGGCAGGACTCCTTGCTATTCGATACATCACTGCCTCCAGCCAAGGAACTTACTTCACTGCCAAAGAAGTGCAGGATAGGCCGTGGACATTGCTGCTGACTGGCTGGCTTCAGGATCACCTGCCTagggcatggtgtgtgtggggggggggggggggggctcctacATTAATTGGCAATCGAGACAATCCCCCATAAAGATAACTACAGACCAATCTGACCTAAGCAATTTCTCAGCTGAGATTCTCTTCCGAGGTAATGcgaggttgtgtcaagttgacagttaaaactaaccagGCTAGTGTCCAAAGCACAGCTTGAGCATGACACAAAACTGTCACTACAGAGTCCACACTTGAgaaccacagaaacaaaacagacaacGTCAAAAACAAACCTTAAGTAAGTTCACCATTTTGTGTTGTGTTGAATTTATAGCTATCCAGGGCGGTAGCTTGAACACTCCTGAAACCCTAGAATACCACTCGAGTATGCTGGAGATTTAATGGCTGGAattcctgtctgattgtcctcCTTTGTTGAATAGCCCAGTTTACTGTCATGGGACCAGCCGAGCCCATCCTGGCCATGGTAGGAGAAAATACCACACTGCGCTGCTGCCTGTCACCAGAGAGAAATGCAGAAGACATGGAGGTGCGGTGGTTTCGGTGGCATTTCTCCCCGGCAGTGCTGGTGTACAAAGGCCATCAAGAGAGAACAGAGGAGCAGATGGCCGCATATCAAGGAAGAACCACCTTCGTGAGCACAGACATCAGCAAGGGAAGAGCGGCGCTCATTATCCACAATGTCACAGCCTATGACAACGGCATCTACGGCTGTTACTTCCAGCAAGGCAGATCCTATGATCAGGCCATCGTGAGGCTCCTGGTGGCAAGTGAGTCGCTCCACTTTCCTCTGTTGGCTCTTCCCACTGTGACCTTTGGGGTACACTGCTCTCTTGAACTTAGAATCATCACAGACTAGAACATTTCTTGCCTATGATCCCTTTGATACAGGGAGAGTTGCTTCTTGTGTCCACCTGAGTGAGCTCTGCTAAGCGGTAACCATTGCTTCTAGAGTGACAGAAGAAAATGTGCAAGGATATCTGAGATAAACAAGCATTGCTTCTAGAGTGACAGAAGAAAATGTGCAAGGATACCTGAGATAAACAAGCATTGCTTCTAGAGTGACAGAAGAAAATGTGCAAGGATACCTGAGATAAACAAGCATTgcccaaaaaaaaaatcacaatggaCACTTCACGGGTTAATAGTAATCGTATAGCCCAGGCCAGGCTTAAACTCACTTTGTTGCTgataatgaccttgaacttctgatcttcctacctccctaccaagtgctgagattgcagccTGTATCACCATCATCCTCATCCCCAGATAATCTTGcctttcctcccatttcttccaaTAGCAACTGTAGAGAAAGCCACTGACTTGTGATGAGAGCAGATGTTAAATACAGCAGTAAAGTTACGTACTAGGACTGTCGACCCCGTAGAGGTATTGAGTGAGAATACTACCTGGAACAGTTTTGCAGAGATTCAGGATGGAAGTGGCAATTAAACTGGACATGCTGGGCAAGGagccatgtttttttgttttttatgttttgttttgttttgtttgtatcacACAATATTAAAGGAGAAAGGTTTCCTGATTTTGCTCCCAGTAGAACTGCAGGGTCAGCTGGTGGTACTTGTGGATTCCAGGAACCCCTGTTCTTTCCCTGGAAGCATGCTTCAttgccctgccctgctctgatTAAGTCATTATAGAATGTTTAActtgatagtgtgtgtgtgtgtggtgtgtgtgttttgtatgtgtgcatatgtgtgtttgtggtaaatgcacatgtgtctatatgtgtgtttggtttttcgataaagggtttctttgtgtaacagtcctggctgtcctgactcTTGTAGTCCTGACTCTTGTAggccttaagctcacagagatccacctgcctctgcctcctgagtgctgggattaaaggcgccacaaccgcccgtgtgtgtgtgtgtgtgtgtgtgtgtttgtgtgtgtgtgtgtgtgtgtgtgtgtgtattcttactTGTGTTATGCTTGTAATAGCCAAAGGTGTCTTTCTCAGTTACTTCCaacttattttctgagacagggtttctcactgaactttgAACTCTCTGTTCTGCTAGACCGGCTGGCCACGTAGCCCCCAGCATCATTCCCTCCCTCagtactggggttatagacatgtGTCCACCCAAACTTTTGTTTAGGTGCTGATGATCCAAATTCAGGTTTTCACACTTTTGCAACAAGtgctttacccagtgagccatctctccagccccccccttaatgtttttttaatttcctatttTGTTTGTTGGATTGACTGGGTGATTTCATCCTTAGGTCTGTTGTCTCTCAAGCCTGTGGGATATTTTATAGAATTGTTTTTTTCCAGATTGTCAtacttcatgtgtgtatgtattattgttgttgttgttggatttgttgtttgcttgcttgttgttttgagacagggactctcaaaTATAGCCCTGTCTGGTCAAATTATTTTGAATCTTATTCCATATCAAGTTTTATGAGTGAGACTGGACGTCTTTAGCTACTTTGTTTCCTTGGcaaaatcaaattgaagatccaCACATGATGGCAAACACCTGCTTCTGCTCTAGTGCTTGGGACTTGGAGACAAGAAGATCGGGAGTTCTAGGTCATCCCCAACTCTATGTctaattcaaggctagcttgggctgtATGAgagctttgtctcaaaaacaaacgaaagaaatcaatgaatactccagtgtggtggcatatgcatgtaattccagcacccaaaAGCTGAGACAGGATTAtttctgagtctgaagccagcctgaactacataatgaggtctgtctcaaacaacagcaacaacaaatatcAAATAGAACACAAAACACTGAATTTTACTGAGTGCCTGAATTTCCTTTCTTTGGTATAATTTACTGGGTGAGCTTGACAAAGAAACTACTCAATAAAAGTTTGTGGGACATGCCCAAAGGGACAGACATGTCCCACCGCCACATAATGTTCTCTCCAGCTGAAGGCTTCCAGGACACTCTTTTGACAACATACCCTGAGCACACGGCATTGTTTTGACTACCTCAGGTGCATTCCTATCTCCCTAATAGGTGAATTTGGGGGTGCACTTTACAGATTGTCTACCTGAGTGAGTCCCTAGGAGCTAAACACTTGTGAATGTCGAGAGTCGGCTTTGTGGGGACACTTTACCCTTTCTTCAAaggcagcaggccatgtggtgaACACACAACTGCAGGCCATAGTCTTCCTTCTGCTTGGtcatgagagagggagaaaggacagtGTCTTAAAGTAAGAAAGTTTTATAAGATTGTGGCATCCTGACAGATTCTTATTCTAAAATGTCCACAAGGCCAAAGCAGCTGAGGAATTTCCCACAGAGCACAAAGTGAGGGTCTAAGTTGGCCTGTTTAGGTTGGACAGAAGATACCTGCTTAGAAGTTGGACGATTGGAGTCTGGCAGGGATCAGTGAGCCTTTAATGAGACAGAATAGATACAGAAGCCGTGGcgagccctggagctggagcacaGTTGTCAGTGTGAGACTCCTTTGCTCTCAGCTTCTGGCACGTTTGGCACATTGGTCCCTTCTCTAACATcagtgcctttctttctccccattttttctttcttccttcctgactCATCATCATCCCTCCATCTTTTGGCTGCATATTCATTACCCTTAGGTTCAGCCAGTTTGGACTTCCCTTTCCTTGGCTTCTACCATTAAGACCAGACCActtaatatacacacacaaagtactaTTGCTTATTTTATGATGCTAAGGATCAAACGCAAGCTAGACACACATActcctactgagctacatccctaccCACACCTACATTCCTACCagccattctttttgtttgtttgttttttaaacaaggtatcactgtgtagcctgggctgttctggaactcactatgtagaccaggctggcctccaactcatagagatcttcctatttctctgccttcctagtgctgggactaaaccAGCCACTCTTTTAGCTAGGCTCTGGTGTTTCCTTCTAGGCCTGGGCTCTAAGCCCCTCGTTAACATGAAGACCCTTGAGGATGGGAGCACCTTGCTGGAGTGCACATCTGAAGGGTGGTACCCGGAGCCCCAAGCTGTGTGGAGAGACCCCTATTATGAAGTCGTGCCTGCCCTGGAGGAAGACTATACAGCTGACAGAGGAGGCCTCTTCACGGTCACCATGACTGTGATCATCAGAGACTGTTCTGTGAGGAACATGACCTGCTCTGTTAACAACACCCTGCTCAACCAGGAGATGGAGAGTGTGGTTTTCATTCCAGGTTAGTCTTCGGCTCTCTGGAGCTCTATCGGGAAAAGGTGGGCTCCTCCGCAAATAGATTGATATCTGGAGTAGTGGTGGGAGACTAGAGGGTGGTCTGAGGAAGGATCTTTGGCTCTGCagagctggaggctggagctgaacTGAGGCCACATCCCTTGCTTGACACAAGAAGAAAATCACAGATATGTGAATGGGTAGTGATCAACGGCGATAGAAGAGCAAGGAATAGAAGTGTTATGTTGCTTCATCCTGTAGCACCACACTTGGGAGGGCAGGGGAACAGCCTGGGTCTCACTACTGAAACTTGACTAcacttgaacttgtgatcctcctccctctccctccctagtattgggattcagtatgggccaccatgcccagcacattGGAGGCTTTTAATGAATAATAAACTGGATCTCTGTCCCTCAGTTGAGAAGAAACTGTATGCAGCAAGGGCAGAGCAAGGAGGGAGCCATTGCCAGGTCCGGGGTCAGAATGCTGGAGGCCTTTGGAAGGTGACAGCTGTAGAGATTTAGCAGACTGCTAACCTTGGTATTCATCCACGGGATTCATCCCTGGAAGTCCTGGGTGACccaacattttttgtttgttgttttgttttttcaagataaggtttctctgtgtagctttggagactgtcctgggactcactgtgtagaccaggctggcctcgaactcacagagatctgcctgccgagtgctaggatataaagcatgtgccaccactgcccagcgaccctccattttttttctcctgcaaAGTCAGAGGTCAGCCAGTAAAAAGCCACCATCTTTCTCCCGTCCTCGTTTCTGAGGGAGAATCCCCCTCAGGTCTGGGACCTCAGGGGGAACTCTCCAGATAAACTTCCTCCAATCAGCACACTTAGTCCTGATGTCCTGTCTCTCACCACACAGTACTTCTCTGGCTCACTTTTCAGAATCCTTCGAGCCCAGCCTTCCTCTCTGGATGGTGGCCATGGCTGTCACTCTGCCCGTTCTAATGTTGATCCTTCTCACATCTGGAAGTATCTTCCTTGTCAAGAAGCAACACAGGAAAACATTGATCTTGTCCGCTGAGAAAGAAGTTgaatatgaagaaaaagaagctacACGTAAGGAACTAGGGAAAAGAGAACTTAGAAGGTAAAAGAGTAGAACAGTTGAGTTCACTATtcttcagttcaaggccagccttagctacgaagtgagttcaaaaccagccgagggggctggagagatgggaggtTAAGAGCAAGGACTACtcttcccagaggtcctgagttcaatcccagcaaccacatggtggctcacagctcacagataatgagatctgttgccctcttctggcatgcaagcatacatggaaggaatgttgtatacataataaataaataaatattaaaaaaaacagcctaGGCTACAATAGAACCatgcctcaaaataaatgaaaaaagaaggaggaaaagaaaaagaaaggacaccACCCTTCTGACAGGTAGAAGCTTGCACTATATGGACCCgtagaggcagcagaagggcTCAGAACTCTCATATCCTAGTAACTAGGCTATTGGCTCTTCCATTCCAATATGTAAGCATTGTATCATTCGCTTGGTTCCAAGCAGAACCATGCCACTGAACAAAAGCTAACAATAAAACAGTCCTAATATTGTCCACTCACCTGGTTAGTACCACTTCTGATTTCTGACAGTTCTCAGGTATGGGTGTTTTATTAGTTactgttttcattgttgtgataAAGTTATCTGACAGGGGtaggcaagatggttcagcaggtaaagggacttgctgccaagcctgacatctGAGAGTAAAATACTCAGAACCCCCATAGTAGAAAGGAACCAgatcctacaagctgtcctctgaccgctACACCTGCAAcatggcacgtgcacacacacacacagagtaaatgaaaaattttaaatttatgtgaatgaatatttttcctatttgtattATGTGTACCAGATGAATGCCCGATGCCCACAGAGGTGAGAAAAGGACATTGGATGTTTGTGAACCACTGTGTAGGTACTGGAAATGGAATCAGTCTTCTGTAAAAGCAACCAGGGCTCTTTTTAATCACTAAACCATCTCCTCAGATCCTAAACACCTTTGCTGTTTTTGTTCTATTTCAGTTTcatttggtttctgagacagggtcttactatgtagttctggctgtcctagaactcactatgtaaaccaggctggcctcaaactcacagagatccacctgtcctttacctctggagtgctgggattaaaggcgtgtgccactacacctggcttccTAAACTaactcttctctctgtctctttctctctctttctctctttccctctcttacATTTATTGGAGGAGGATAGCACACCCTTACCTTCATGTAGAACTCATAGGACAATTtgtgagagttggttctttcttcaTAGGTTGTGGGGGTTAgactcaggcttggcagtaagtgctCTCGCTTTCTGAGCCACCATGATCAAACTCATTAACCTAACTTAGAAAATCTCTCAAGACAAACCTAGGTTTGTTTCCGTGGTGATTCTAAACCCCAAGGTCACAATGGAGATTAACCCTGTCCAGTGGGAAAGAAGGGTTTGGTGCAGTAGGTAGAGCCAGCCCCATATCATTTAAGACAAATCCAAATTCTCTCAGCTGCCTACTGAGGACATTACCTTGTTTCTTTTTCAGGGCAACTTCAAGAAGAATTACGTAAGTTTAAGCTTCCCTGAACTACTTTCTGCAGTGTGTGTTCTGCCAGCTTAGCCTCATGACATTCACCTCTCTGTCACTTGCAGGATGGCGAAGAACCCTCTTACATGCAGGTGAGTATCTCTGGCATCCCCTTATATCCGGAGACTTCTCCCCACACTAAGGGAGGACATGAATCAAGGACTCAGGGCTCTGGACTGGGGAGGTAGGGGATTGAGGGCCTCCCTGGCTGTAGCCCACTAATGCTGGAGCCCAGCTCTGTCAGGGAAGCAGTCCAGCTTCAGTCTGCCTTGACGTTTGTTTTCCAGAGGGGGTTCTGTGAGCTCTGCAGAGGTTCGCATACAGGACAGCTCTCCCACAGCTCTCGAATCCTGAATTAATTAGAAAGAAGACATTTCTGTTCTGAGTATTTATTACCTGGGAGTTAGTTAAAATGAGCAGATGGATCCCCTTGTGGCAAAAAGACAATATACTTCCTGGTCCTGATCAGGGATGTAATTACTAGGTGTCCAGAAATGCTTCCTGCTCCCAGGACACAACCAGTCAGTGAGTCGGGTGATGGAGAGCTCAGAGCTTCGCTGCCTTTTCTTCCCAagcatcatttctttcttcacatGTCAAGAATACAGGCTTCACAAGATACCTTGGCAGAAGGACTTTTGATCCTTAAGGAGAAATTCAaatgctgggtggtgatggtgcacacctttaatcccagcactcaggaggcagagacaggaggatctctgtgagttcaaggccagcctggtctacaagagctagttccaggccaggctccaaggatagagagaaaccctgtctcaaaaaaaaaaagaaaagaaaagaaaaaggagagaaattcaAAATTGCACGACCTACTTGAGACAATCATACCAACGTTGTTACAATCAGACATGGGGGAAGGGGGCTATCATTCAAACATGACAGGCAAAATAGACAGGCAAAGTAGACTGACCAGGCAAGATGGTTGGCAAACACTTCCTGTGCCCACAGCGGACCTGCTATGAGCTTCAACCTAGCTGAAAATATTCCCCTCTTAAGTTTGCTGCACATGCCTCTCAGCTTGGCTTTGGGGACATTTGCTCTCCTTCCATATTCTTTGGTGTGTACCCTTATCAGACATTTAAATCAGTTGTCATCTGGTTGAAGGGATGCAGAGACCAGTGAAGAGATCCTGTGCTAAGCCAGGACCCTGTGTCGTGAGACTCACTTAAATTCCTTAACTGGGGAGAGTGAGAGACTAAGCCTCTCTTCTTGGTCAAAGCCAAGTTGGATGGTTTCTACTAAGAGAATCCCAGAGATCTTATATTATGGTAGACACTGGGGCAGATCTGAGGGTGCTGGAAGGGGAACCACTCACTTCAGGTCATTCGCTAAACGTTCTGGGTTTCTTGGAGCCCCGGTCTTCTCTACGGAAGACAGTACTTCTGTACGTAGGAGAAAAAGGAGCTTCAGTGTGAGCTTCCTTAGATCAGAAAAGCCTTCTCTGAAAAGGCCATCACACAGAGGAATTCCACATTAGCTCCCAGGACCTCAGGGGGAACCACAGGTTGCGCGTATTCAGAAGTCTGAGATCTCAGCACTAAGCCTGAGCCTTCTTCTACAGCTGATGTGCTTCTGGATCCAGATACAGCTCATCCTGAGCTCTTCCTGTCAGATGACCAGAGAAGTGTGAGACGAGGTGCTTCGAGGCAGAGCGTGCCTGACAACCCTGAGAGATTTGACTGCCGGCCCTGTGTCCTGGGCCGGGAGAGCTTCTCCTCAGGGAAGCATtactgggaggtggaggtggaaaaCGTAATGGTGTGGA from Microtus pennsylvanicus isolate mMicPen1 chromosome 4, mMicPen1.hap1, whole genome shotgun sequence includes these protein-coding regions:
- the LOC142848257 gene encoding butyrophilin subfamily 2 member A2; this translates as MEPATSLQSCLLASLLFFLVLSLFVLVSAQFTVMGPAEPILAMVGENTTLRCCLSPERNAEDMEVRWFRWHFSPAVLVYKGHQERTEEQMAAYQGRTTFVSTDISKGRAALIIHNVTAYDNGIYGCYFQQGRSYDQAIVRLLVASLGSKPLVNMKTLEDGSTLLECTSEGWYPEPQAVWRDPYYEVVPALEEDYTADRGGLFTVTMTVIIRDCSVRNMTCSVNNTLLNQEMESVVFIPESFEPSLPLWMVAMAVTLPVLMLILLTSGSIFLVKKQHRKTLILSAEKEVEYEEKEATRQLQEELRWRRTLLHAADVLLDPDTAHPELFLSDDQRSVRRGASRQSVPDNPERFDCRPCVLGRESFSSGKHYWEVEVENVMVWTLGVCRDNVERKGEALLVPQNGFWTLEMFGNQYRALSSPETIIPLKERLHRVAIFLDCEAGDVSFYNMRDRSHIYTCPPVAFAGPLRPFFRLGSDDSALFICPAFTGAQGVTIPEGGLILYRTRPVSQSHGKKP